The following coding sequences lie in one Crassostrea angulata isolate pt1a10 chromosome 10, ASM2561291v2, whole genome shotgun sequence genomic window:
- the LOC128165651 gene encoding uncharacterized protein LOC128165651: protein MKRHRSTSTGRFISASKKKRIDVFKANNVRKIINDHSYSSKLCDHGDNDSDIAECLPVVDDSEENSYASGDSLDRQIDNVNDTTEISWRQGRRIVELGFIVDKLSEGCSVCHSSVPLNITNTVHEIRYGLGSLLTIRCALCDGKTVVPTGKRHSGPNERQGQRTWDVNTKLALGMLHSGIGERKLSNLLSTLSIPPCSKTTLKKREREIGEALEDIARSSCADAAVREKDLTK, encoded by the exons ATGAAGCGACATCGTTCTACATCGACTGGCAGGTTCATTTCAGCttccaaaaagaaaagaatcgACGTATTTAAAGCAAACAACGTAAGAAAGATTATTAATGACCACTCATATTCATCTAAGCTGTGTGATCATGGTGATAATGACTCTGACATCGCTGAGTGTTTACCGGTAGTTGATGATAGCGAGGAGAACAGTTACGCATCTGGTGATAGTTTAGATCGACAGATTGACAATGTTAACGATACAACAGAGATAAGCTGGCGGCAGGGAAGGCGAATAGTGGAGTTGGGGTTTATTGTAGACAAACTCTCTGAAGGCTGTTCTGTTTGCCACTCTTCCGTCCCTTTAAATATAACAAACACGGTACACGAGATACGTTATGGATTAGGCAGTTTATTAACCATCAGGTGTGCCCTTTGTGATGGAAAGACAGTTGTTCCAACTGGGAAGAGACATAGTGGGCCTAACGAACGTCAGGGACAAAGAACTTGGGATGTCAACACAAAGTTAGCATTag GTATGTTACACAGTGGTATAGGGGAAAGAAAGTTGTCCAACTTATTGTCGACACTGAGCATTCCACCATGTTCCAAAACAACACTCAagaaaagagaaagagaaataGGTGAAGCCCTTGAAGATATAGCACGTTCCAGCTGTGCTGATGCTGCTGTCAGAGAAAAAGATCTCACAAagtaa